In Carya illinoinensis cultivar Pawnee chromosome 9, C.illinoinensisPawnee_v1, whole genome shotgun sequence, the following are encoded in one genomic region:
- the LOC122275181 gene encoding uncharacterized protein LOC122275181 isoform X1, translating into MKAFSHFLSSFSSNPIFSCIVSLYALILIYLPHLFLRIIFSPVLNATGILFFALLRLGAIQRLEDEITDNSCQFQTSRDAGENAESKENGESGSVEPVKTEFPEEDIGVASQSETDSESDSGINLIPCFEDSFVEWDVKAPLEVIYEEYEGDEAEEDPNPSEKYPNPNEGEGIKNVSHERHPSLSMYYPESDSDDSSEGDGDFRNFPPIGEWYSPESGCLTWNEEDREGLIEIALDGNKRGRDFHVEEENLIEIDISPMRNEEFPGKKLKFPGEKLTKTDEPNGHVIGNIKPR; encoded by the exons CTGATTCTTATCTATCTACCCCACCTTTTCCTGAGAATCATTTTCTCCCCGGTGCTTAACGCGACTGGAATTCTGTTCTTCGCTCTACTCCGACTCGGTGCAATTCAGAGATTGGAAGACGAGATCACTGATAACTCTTGCCAGTTTCAAACGAGCCGGGATGCTGGCGAAAACGCGGAAAGCAAAGAGAACGGGGAAAGCGGTTCCGTTGAGCCAGTTAAAACCGAGTTTCCAGAAGAAGACATTGGTGTCGCCTCCCAATCGGAAACCGACTCCGAGTCCGATTCCGGTATCAATCTCATCCCATGCTTCGAGGACTCCTTCGTCGAATGGGATGTGAAGGCACCGTTGGAGGTCATATACGAAGAATACGAAGGTGATGAAGCAGAAGAGGATCCGAATCCGAGCGAAAAGTATCCAAACCCGAACGAGGGGGAAGGGATAAAAAATGTGAGCCATGAGAGGCACCCATCACTTTCAATGTATTACCCGGAATCAGACTCGGATGACTCATCCGAAGGCGACGGCGATTTTCGCAATTTTCCGCCGATCGGAGAGTGGTACTCCCCGGAGAGCGGGTGCCTCACGTGGAACGAGGAGGACAGAGAGGGTCTAATAGAGATTGCCTTGGATGGGAATAAGAGAGGGCGTGATTTTCATGTCGAGGAAGAGAACTTGATTGAGATTGATATTTCTCCGATGCGAAATGAGGAATTTCCAGGCAAGAAATTGAAGTTTCCCGGTGAG AAGCTTACGAAAACTGATGAACCGAACGGGCATGTAATCGGTAATATAAAGCCTCGATAG
- the LOC122275181 gene encoding uncharacterized protein LOC122275181 isoform X2 — MKAFSHFLSSFSSNPIFSCIVSLYALILIYLPHLFLRIIFSPVLNATGILFFALLRLGAIQRLEDEITDNSCQFQTSRDAGENAESKENGESGSVEPVKTEFPEEDIGVASQSETDSESDSGINLIPCFEDSFVEWDVKAPLEVIYEEYEGDEAEEDPNPSEKYPNPNEGEGIKNVSHERHPSLSMYYPESDSDDSSEGDGDFRNFPPIGEWYSPESGCLTWNEEDREGLIEIALDGNKRGRDFHVEEENLIEIDISPMRNEEFPGKKLKFPEAYEN; from the exons CTGATTCTTATCTATCTACCCCACCTTTTCCTGAGAATCATTTTCTCCCCGGTGCTTAACGCGACTGGAATTCTGTTCTTCGCTCTACTCCGACTCGGTGCAATTCAGAGATTGGAAGACGAGATCACTGATAACTCTTGCCAGTTTCAAACGAGCCGGGATGCTGGCGAAAACGCGGAAAGCAAAGAGAACGGGGAAAGCGGTTCCGTTGAGCCAGTTAAAACCGAGTTTCCAGAAGAAGACATTGGTGTCGCCTCCCAATCGGAAACCGACTCCGAGTCCGATTCCGGTATCAATCTCATCCCATGCTTCGAGGACTCCTTCGTCGAATGGGATGTGAAGGCACCGTTGGAGGTCATATACGAAGAATACGAAGGTGATGAAGCAGAAGAGGATCCGAATCCGAGCGAAAAGTATCCAAACCCGAACGAGGGGGAAGGGATAAAAAATGTGAGCCATGAGAGGCACCCATCACTTTCAATGTATTACCCGGAATCAGACTCGGATGACTCATCCGAAGGCGACGGCGATTTTCGCAATTTTCCGCCGATCGGAGAGTGGTACTCCCCGGAGAGCGGGTGCCTCACGTGGAACGAGGAGGACAGAGAGGGTCTAATAGAGATTGCCTTGGATGGGAATAAGAGAGGGCGTGATTTTCATGTCGAGGAAGAGAACTTGATTGAGATTGATATTTCTCCGATGCGAAATGAGGAATTTCCAGGCAAGAAATTGAAGTTTCCCG AAGCTTACGAAAACTGA